One Xyrauchen texanus isolate HMW12.3.18 chromosome 2, RBS_HiC_50CHRs, whole genome shotgun sequence genomic window carries:
- the polr2m gene encoding LOW QUALITY PROTEIN: protein GRINL1A (The sequence of the model RefSeq protein was modified relative to this genomic sequence to represent the inferred CDS: inserted 2 bases in 1 codon): protein MDHSRFTGALCNLPIWLTVKSESSSASQGCGSTSPLTAEARRERDRKHLDNITXHHSAAQLLSLEESAALVQEQTRKYQELQAKPAAQKLANGISMRMESYNPEDGPLAAYREVHEDGAQLSSEED from the exons atggaTCATTCCAGATTCACTGGTGCCCTTTGTAACCTGCCTATATG GTTAACAGTTAAATCAGAGTCTTCATCAGCTAGTCAGGGCTGTGGCAGCACCTCACCACTTACTGCAGAGGCCAGAAGAGAGCGAGACAGAAAACACCTGGATAATATCAC GCACCATAGTGCTGCCCAGCTGCTGTCATTAGAGGAGTCAGCTGCCCTTGTGCAAGAGCAGACCAGAAAGTACCAG GAGTTGCAGGCCAAACCAGCTGCCCAGAAGTTGGCAAATGGTATAAGTATGAGGATGGAGAGTTACAACCCAGAAGATGGCCCACTGGCAGCCTACAGAGAGGTACATGAGGATGGAGCCCAGCTTTCTTCAGAGGAGGACTGA